In Mobula hypostoma chromosome 24, sMobHyp1.1, whole genome shotgun sequence, a genomic segment contains:
- the c24h19orf25 gene encoding UPF0449 protein C19orf25 homolog encodes MTSTNKKRVILPTRPEPPTVEQILEDVRSARLDDPVFTLFVEGSEEIVSPGQAEVSMPDVDSQYQQSREYVELNRHLQKELSELAAQCEQLKKAGDQLDISISEIKDKNFQN; translated from the exons ATGACATCAACAAACAAGAAGCGTGTCATTCTGCCAACTCGGCCTGAGCCTCCAACTGTTGAACAGATTTTGGAAGATGTCAGAAGTGCCAGACTGGATGATCCAGTGTTCACGTTATTCGTTGAAGGCAGTGAAG AGATTGTGAGCCCAGGCCAAGCAGAAGTGTCAATGCCAGATGTGGATTCTCAGTACCAGCAAAGCAGAGAGTATGTTGAACTGAATAGGCATTTACAAAAGGAGCTCAGTGAGTTGGCAGCACAGTGTGAGCAGCTGAAGAAAGCAGGAGATCAGCTTGACATAAGTATTTCTGAAATTAAAGATAAGAATTTTCAAAACTAA